CATCAGCTGCGCCGCTGCCTCAGGGGTGGCGGTGGGCGCGgcgtggggctgctgctggctggagctCACCTCAGGCTCGGTGCTCACCGAGGGCGACCCGGCCACCTCACCACCCGGGGCCAGCTGTGGGATGGACGGGAGGGTCTCCTCAGCAGCCGGTGGCTCCTCCTgaccaggcagctgcagggcggagAGGGGGATGCTGATGGGTTTCCCGGCGGTGGTGATGGCATTGGAGCTGGTGGCTGGCACCTGCAGGGCAGCCACGGGGCCACCGCCTGCCCCCCGCGCCGGGGAGGCCAGGGgtccgcggggcgggcgctgcgTGGCCATGCGGGGCGGGCCAGGTGGGGAGGCGCACGGGCGCTGCGGGTCGGCGTCGGGGCCCGCGGCCGGCTGGGGCGCGGTCCTGGTGGGTCCCAGGCAAGAGGGCCCAGCCAGGGGCTGAGGCTTGGGCTTGGACATCTGTGTCAGGGCCAGGGCCGGCCCATCGGTGCCGGCCGTCAGCTCCGCGTTGGCCACTATATAGTAGTCCTCAGGGAGCTCCTGCTTGATCTTCTTGAGGAGCACGTCACCGCCGCCCTCGTCGGCGGGCTGCGCCTGGGCCTGGGCAGCGGCAGGCGGCCGCTTGCGGGGGCCAGTGGGAGCACGGTGCGGGTGTGGCTCGAAGTCACTGTCCTCGTCGGTGACAGAGGACTCGCAGACCATGTCGAAGAGGGTGGCCTCATCCTCGTACTCCTCCACAGGCTCGCCCAGCTCTGATGGCTCGCTGCAGTAAGAGAAGTCGCAGGAGTCACGAGTGCGGGTGCAATCCAGCTTGGCCTTCCCCGGCCGGCCTGGGTAGCGCTCTAGGGGGCTGGCCTGAGCCTCTGATGGCACCCCCAGCATGCTGGGGCTGTCCGAGTTGAAGCTGCGGCTGTCCTGGAAGCAGACGCGCTCCTGGGAGCCTGCGCGGCAGGTGGCGGCCAGGGGCCAGTGGTAGGCAtggccagcactgcagccccacaTGGCTGTCAGGTTGCCGTGGGCCCCCTCGGAAAGCAGGTGCTTGAGGTTGGGGATGAGGCTGCAGATGGTCCCATGGCTGTGGGCCCAGCTCACTAGCTTGGAGAGATTTTCGGAGGAGGTGTGAAGGCAGTCCTCCATGGCAGAGGATCAACAGCGACTGGCCACCGGGAAGTTAGCTAAAGACACGGTTCAGATCACAGGGTCCTGGCACTGATGGTCGTGCGTTGCCAAACTCATACTTACTTCTCACCTGCAGAGAGACAGAGCAAAACCCCACTCTTCAGCACTCCCAAAGCATGAGCATATTTGCCTgggaaaatgaaacatttgtACACTCAGCTAAACCCATTTCACTTTTATCTCATGCCCTTCAAAACATGTCTCAGAATTGCACCTGGTTTTAAGCAGCCTCATTCCTCATCCTCAGAACATCCCTGCAATATAGAACTGAagagaaaactgcttttcaaaCAAGCCAATTCAGTATCAGTGGCAAAATTATTAGAAGCTTAAATCTCTGACAAAATATAAAAGCAGCCCAAAAGATAGTGGTTGTGTGTTCATACctaggaaatgaaaattaaacaaaatctTGGAACATACAATTATTCTTGAACACCAGGGTAGCAATCAAGCACTAACTTTTACTGGATCTGAAGAAGTGATGAAGTTTTACATAATTTACGCACATTTCTCAACTGAATCAAACATCTCCTTTTCAATTGAATTTAAGAGGTATCAAAAGGAAGGCTCAAAACTTAGTTTTCAATAAaagaaataagcaaacaaacTTACTTTTCACTTTTCTATACTGATAGTCATCAGTTGCTCAAAGGCTTAGCAGACTCTTAAAGGACATGCAAAACTTAAGCCATAACCTTCCTTTAACTTTGACGCttaacattttgctttttttcatattctctGTTTTCCAATATCTAAATCATGATTTAGTTAAAGAAAAACTTTTGCCAGTTTCactaaaaatattcagaaatttgCAGTACAAGATGACAGCAAAGTCTGCATGTCTGTCTTTGTATACACTCAATGACAGAGAAGTCATCTCCAATGACCTCAGGCAGCGAAAGCATCTGTGAACTTCCTCTCATTTCTGCAGGTCTGTTTAGAGGCTCTCCCTAACccctctctctgctgtgctttgtgaACATGACCTGCAAGTCTTGAAGTTCCAGCTGTCCTCATTTCACTTTCGTTTTCATATAGACAGAAAGCCCATTACATTTTTCCCAGATGAAATGCAGCATTCATGGCAACATTAAACCTCATTTTATTCCTTATCCTCTTCTAcacaagcattttaaaatgcaaaatgaactGTGACAAGGCTCAGAAAGACAGCCATATGGTGGCTAACCGCCCCTGAGGAATGCTTTCcctaaaataaacacaaattactACCTGTCTACTTAGTTGCTCCTCAGTGTCACCTGTCACTAGTTAGCTGCAGATGTatctgtgccaggggaggttaGGAGGCTGTGTTTCAATGATTTTCCACCTTGCACATCCCTGCCCACCCACTCCCATTCACCAGCTAGGGTTGGTCTGTGGAAACCAAAATGAGAAATAGACAAGTACTGCCTATGATTTTCCCCATAAGGCTACTCCCAGGTTTTTCCACCCCACCCAGTTTGAGTCTTTGCTGGGGTCAAAATTGGAGCCAGCATGGGAATTTCTAGAATCTTTGTAAATTTCTATGTATTTTTCAACATCTTTGAAATAAAGCATGGAGGGAATGAATGAACAGGAAGAAGAACataattagaaaacaaaattttgtaaaattcAAGTTTGTTTTTGCAGTACTCAAGTCAGAGTGCATGCACAGAGAACAACGGCTACAATAATTTGAATTCCAGCCCACATGCAAACAGAGATCTAAGAGCATCACCTGCAACACAAAGCTCCTTGCATGACCAGTGCATCTGTGAAGTATAATAAATGCAGAAGGTCCCCAATTTGCACGTCTTTTAGGCACTGGAGAAGACCTCCTTCTTCAAACATACGACTTTTAAATATctaaaatgtgtgtttttgttatattttgttatttgttttaaagcttttaaagaTCGCTCTTCACAGGGGTCAAAACCCCTGGGGCATCCATGTTTCTTCTAAGAGAGATCTTCAAAGATACGTACGTACAACATCCCCTGCCACAGAAGAAACACCAAAACACAGGAGGAGGAACACCATACTCATAGCAAGGCAAAGAAGACAATCTGGAAAGTGaacaggggaaaggagggagagctAAAGTCAGCAATACAGTGAGAAGCTGCATCAGTGTAAACCTTGTGTGGTATCGTGGAGCTGCTCAGTTGCCACACAACCAGGAATGTATCTTGGGAACACAGAAAGCCTCCTTTGGCTGAAGGACTGTTTTCTCCTTAGGGAAATGAGATAAGGTCTGACTGCCATGGTCAAGACTGTTTGTGCAGTTACTCAGAAGCACTGTGTCTTCAGTTTGCCAACTTCAACAGATGCTGCGAATGGCACCTTGGCAGGAGGGACCCATGctgcagaaagcacagaaaatgcatCATTATGTCTCTGGTTTTCTGAAGAGTACGTCGTCTGCTCAGTCAGACAGCAGGATCCTGGCTGATAGTCTGCTCTTGTTTTCTAAATCACATTTTAGAGATTATGTAAGTCCTTCATTCAGACTGGCAAGATCTGATGACTCATGCTTAATAACTTGATAACATGATAACTCTGAAATCATACCGTAACTAGCAAAAAATATTATGTAGTTTCAATGTGATTGACACCAGTATTTTAACTGCATTACAGAAACCTTAATCTTCCACAGCACTTTTCTGCAGTTCAGAGCCTACAGATATCTAATTCAGTGTGAAGCATGTCTGGGTGCTGGAAATTCACTGCAGCTATCTGGACCCTCAAGGAAGAGTCAgattttaagggtttttttagatttttacaACCTTATTTGCAACATACGACTACAATGACTAATGTGGACAGAATGTGTGATGTACAAGGAAGTGCTGTTATTGCAAAACCATGCCTTGGAATCTGTTAATGCATTAAGGGGAACACCTTTTGATTTGGGAAAGGCAGTATTTTCTGTATCCAGAACCAGAGTTTTTCCATAGGACATCCATTTGATGACCAAAGGGCAATGAAAAATAGCAACATTTAAAGAGTAGCTGTCCTTCACATTCTAAGATGGGCCTTGGCTTAGCGACTTTCACGCAGACaaaattcttcctgattttGCACAGACCAGTAGCAAGAGGCCCTTTGTTATGATGCAGAGGAGGTGCACCAGGCAAGTCTCAGGAGCAATAGCAGTTGGTAGCCGCCCAACATCGATCCTTTCTTTTATCCCATGAAAAGAGTGAACAAACACCACTGGGGAGCAGATATCTGGCTACCTCAGCGACATTACCTCTTTTGGCTCCTTGCACATGACGGTGATAGTGTGGAGTTTTGGTTAGGACGTTATGGAAGGTCCATGGAAGGTTTCTCAGGACTAAAAAGGATTCTGTGATATGTCTCCCTGTGAAAGGAGGCAACAGAGATGAGGATGCAGTGAAGGAACTGAATGCAAAAAAGTGGGATGATGCAGAGGTGTGGAGTGGGACGTGGGTGTCTTCCAGCAGAGCCTGTACACTGGAGCATGCATTTGGTGGACTCACAGCTCAGGGAGGTTGATGGGTGCATTTTGTTataaagaaggagaaaagtCTTCTTGGGATTCTGTCGACTCACAGAACCGCAGGTGGTTAGCAATGGATTCCTTCCTAGGGTAATCTTAGAAAAGTTGATTCACTCTAACTTGCACCACACATATCTGTGTTTGAAATTCTATTACCACTACTGATTATTAGTACTTCCATGCTGATTCTTTTCAAGGGAACAGTATAGCTGGGACTACATTAACAGTCCTCTTGGGACATGATGTTAAGGCTAATACTACTGAAAATTTTCTAAAAGTTCAAGATTCTTAAGTAGGAAAACAATGCAAAATTTACTTCtgctaataataaaaaataattgttctaATCAGACAGCTGTATAAAAACTAAACCCTGAATCCTAAAACATTAAAAGACAGGTGTAAAAAACCCTTCATTTTACATAGCGTGGATTTCAAAGTAATCTTACAGCAGCTGAAACCTGACTTTTAAGTGTTTCTATGGAGAAGCAATGTTTTGTCAGCTTCTACATTCAAAAAAAACTTTGAGCAGTTGAGCTCTTTACATGAGGGGGTCATTGGTAGGGAGACAGAAAATATGACTTGAGACCTCTTGATCATGGGATAAGCAGCATGTTTTATTGTCTGGAATTCCCTTATACCAGAAGTTCATAACTCCCAGTTCTAGACACCCCTTGGCCTAGGTCTtagctctgcccagctccttgAGCAGTGATACGTGTGCTCTCTGGAACTGCCTATGATTGGCTGAGGTCTCTGCATGAGCTCTTATTCACCTAGGGACTTCTAGAACAAGCTGGGTCAGCCGAGTTGGGTCTGTTATGATCAGACTCATAATATCCAGCTGTAAAACAGCTGGATATTGCTACAGGGCCCTGCTTTCTCACACTTGCAAGAGAAgctcagaatattttaaatcctCTCTGTTTTCAGTCTCTCCACTCTGTACAAACTTACTAGACTATTACTCCATCAGCATCTGAAGGGGAAGCATAGCTTCATTTTTTGAAAGACCTATCTTTCCATACTTAAAAGCGCTGTGTATTAAGTGTTTGGCTGCCATAGTGGAAGTATCTATCTAATTCAAGATTTTAACTAATGAACAATATTATGGTTTCTCTTATTACTAGAATTTCTTAAGCAACATGTTTAGCATTGATAAATGACTGAGGTCAATAACAGCAGAAATCCAAGTGTAAATTCATCCACAGAGGCAGAGTAGTACTGAAGTCCACACAAACACCTACTGCAGTTCCACAGACCCTGCTAGCCATCAGTCCAGGATCACCTGtatatttctctttcagaaagtAAGATGCTGAAGTAAACTCAGCAGGAATTGCAGCCTTGCCCAGATAGCACCTGCAAATGCTGGGGGCCCCAGCCACGCAACAGAGCACCCAAAATCACACCACTGCTAATCACCTTCTCTGCTATCTCCTATGAGAGGACACCTGCTAGCAGTGGAGTTAGACCTCAGCCTCTTTGCCCCCGTGTTTTGATTTCTTCACCAATACTGTTAAGGAGGTCATCAAGACGACAAAGGACCAGGAGAGACAACCAAAACAGATCAGCAAAGGAATGGGAATAAGTGAGTgcattttctctgatttttgaTTTCTGGAGTAAAAAACTTCCATGTCAACTCAAATATTATTGAATTTACTTTCTGCTTGAAATAAAGGCTATGAagcaagaagcagcagagagagagtGAGAAAGAAAGCAGGTAGAAAGCAATGAGGTCTTATAGGCGAGGTATGAATCAAGTAGTTACCAGTAATTACCCAGTTCACCATGAGGGGAAGGTTCCACCTCTGATACAAACTGTATATGGCTCCTTTTACTTAGGAAGATGTGTTTTTAATGGTCTtttcaagaaacaaaagagCATACATTATAGAGGAAAGGCTTACAAATCCTGGCAAGTTCTGCAAGCCTGGGAGGTAGTTTGGCAATGTCACGTATTCTTAAGCTAGTCAGTAATTTCCCCAGCTATGCTCATTTCTCACTTAACAGAGTCACTGGATGGCGTCTTCAAGGGAAAAAGAATCTCTCACCTCAACAAAATCACTATTTTCAACTTATGTAAGATTATGCTGTTTATCTGGGATTTTAGCTCTGTaagaaataatttagaaataaataggGGTACACAGTAGGAACAAACCAAAACCTTCACGCTAATTTTCCACCTCCACAATTCTAGGATTCCAAGTTTTACATAAATTCAGTCATTTATGTGTAGAAAGTGCCTTCCCTCTTGTGTATCTTGGAGATTTGGGGCTTTTATTTTGGGCTTTCTGAAATCAGtaggagctctgctgctgaatAAGCAGGCTTTACTCTCAATGAACCACAATTACAATTCCTACCAATAACAAGCAGCACCAAGAATGGTTTCCTGAGAGAGGGGCTCAGAGGGTagttggaagaaaaaaaaatacatttgtttctGGGCAAGTAATGCTGTACTCCATTCAGAAAAATGTCACGGTTGTCTGTCACATTTACTCcacaaggctgcagctccttctaAGTTGATGGTTGTTCTTCAGGATACTTTCCTTGCCAAGTGTGTCAcgccttcagctgcagctgtcaTCAAGGCAAGCCAGAGCAAAGCAGCAAGATCTGTTTGCTGGGAAATTCCTTCAGCTGGCTGGGACAGCATTTGTGGTTTCCTTACCTTTTCATGTGGAAGACTATCACAGGATTAAGAGCCTCCCAAGGGCCTGCCTCCACAAAGTAAAATGATTCACCCATTAACACCAGAATTGACTAAGCAACCATTTGATGGCTCAATCCTTAATCTGAATGTAATGCTACAGGCACCACTGCTTCTATTTTtgtaatctttttttccccagcctaCTAAAACAGGATCTATGTGAGCCCTGCTCTTGCacagtgtggctgcagggtCACAAGAGACCAAAAGTGCACCAGGAGAAGCAGGTGAAAAGGGGGTAGAACAGATGGTGCAGAAAACTGATCAATCTGAGCAAGATCTTGTACATAAGAACCTCTCCTATTACCTACATGCCAGTCTCAGTTAAGCTTCCTGAGACTGACCTATTTCTCATTCTTTATTCTCCTGCCCATTGTAATTCTTTCAATAATTCCTCAGACATGTTAAATCCTTACCATGAATCCCTGACCaagtgtgaaaaaggcatattgtatatgtggctctacgcagatatttactatatgtaatctgatagatagaaaagttatactatattaacattagaataatgtagtgaatgtagttttgtaattaacaataagttatagtacaatagaagctgtgtatgtgtgttatatttttttgctcaagaagaaaaattcgTCAGCagagagataacattcacagaggcccctaaaccttacagaggcctctaaaccttctagtgaagaagaatttatggcctcttatccacagaacctaactttctcaaggacgtatgctctcatgtgttcttttaattaacagaaagcttttgtgacaagaaacagctgaaaattacttgttttacgtaagatatgaatagtcataaactgaaggcttaaaaaagaagacttctctttgttctgggcccttctccttcctagcctttgtctgggagggaggggggacaaaagcccgggctaccttctttgctcttgttgtctcattatttgtcctgtctctgaaaactttttttaaacttttattattgtattaatatttttgtaaccaatttttattctttattaaatattcataaatttaagaaaacgagtgattggcatttatcacaatttggtagcagagTACGGTTAAAATACcccactgtgggtgctgtgggaggatTAGAGACCAGGAAGACGCGTCCTGCCTGCATTAGGCGGCCTCGGCTCTGGTCCTTGCAGAGTACCCCGGAAAAgggtaagatccaaggacaaagggagacaataaggcaaagagaagggaaagaattccctaaaaaccgcggtaaccagctcctaacatcaaagtgtgcacgaagaataaagacccaaggacaacggagtggtaagaattgctgggattggGGGGGGCAGCGTTTGGCGCGGaacgggggctgaaagtgtgtgactgagaggcgggctggggtaacacccggaccttccaagcgagagcggagtcccctacgctgcggttccgttgtcccgcgagggaAGCGGCCAGCACCGGgacgaaagtgaatggtaaaaaggagtgagagaaacccccccagggaaaaggtaaagtgtgtgaaaaaggggaccctaaaaaaaaaaacaaaaaaacaaaaaaacttttGCTGGGATTGAGGAATTATtccaagagcacctggggttgggaagggagaacccccaacactgccagattgagggttttgtgaAGGGCattgataaccagctggattggaggaagcaattccgagacatccagggttatgttaaattctgcagaatctatgaaataaactcaagagcacctggggttgggaagggagaacccccaacactgccagattgagggttttgataaccagctggattggaggaagcaattctgagacatccagggttatgttaaattctgcagaatctaggaaataaacccaagagcacctggggttgggaagggagaacccccaacactgccagattgagggttttgataaccagctggattggaggaagtaattccgagacatccagggttatgttaaattctgcagaatctatgaaataaacccaagagcacctggggttgggaagggagaacccccaacactgccagattgagggttttgataaccagctggattggaggaagtaattccgagacatccagggttatgttaaattctgcagaatctataaaataaacccaagagcacctggggttgggaagggagaacccccaacactgccagattgagggttttgataaccagctggattggaggaagtaattccgagacatccagggttatgttaaattctgcagaatctaggaaataaacccaagagcacctggggttgggaagggagaacccccaacactgccagattgagggttttgataaccagctggattggaggaagtAATTCCGAGACATgcagggttatgttaaattctgcagaatctaggaaataaacccaagagcacctggggttgggaagggagaacccccaacactgccagattgagggttttgataaccagctggattggaggaagtaattccgagacatccagggttatgttaaattctgcagaatctataaaataaacccaagagcacctggggttgggaagggagaacccccaacactgccagattgagggttttgtgaAGGGCattgataaccagctggattggaggaagcaattctgagacatccagggttatgttaaattctgcagaatctaggaaataaacccaagagcacctggggttgggaagggagaaccccccaacactgccagattgagggtttgTGAAGGGCATTATCTGGCCAGgttaaagagtgtaaaagtgtgtggaaagtaaaaggtaccttgtagttgtgattgttttgttgtgtgtgagagtaagtgaaaaatagagtggagtgaatgtggatgaatgaaagtatagaaagtgtagatttttatttttttaagctttattatagttcctcagagaaggtaaattgtattaagaaatagtgtgggagaaaggagaaaagtagtttttttgtgggggaaaagggaaggtaAACAGAGACAAGGATgggtagaaaagagaaaattttgaaagaaaagggatagaaGTCCAGTGGGGAGAAACCATCGACAGAGATACCACCCTAAGATCGTCCCTTGGGAGCTGCATTGCCGGCTCCGGTGTTGGTGCCTGTCTCAGTCCCTGTGCTTGCCCCAGGTTCTGGCTTGTCTCTTGTTTCTGCCCCAGTTTCTGTCCCAGGCACGAGtccgctgttcgcagcggcagcccagccggtttccccctgccccccctcGCTGTTCGCAGTGGCGGCTCAGTCGGGACCGGCACCCCCCGGTCCCTCCGCCCGCCGCTTCTCTGCAGCGACGGTACCCGGCCCCCACCCCGGTCCCTCTCGCTATTTTCCCGCAATGGCTTTTTCAACCTCATTCCCAGtatttgtttgttagtttgttttagCAGCGCTGAGCGTTGCCGCGGCGAGTACAGTCGCCATGAGCCACGTGGGGGGTGACCGCGTGGTGGCTTAGCCGACCCTGGAAAagccccccagcagcagcagcggcggcagggcggccggttcccctcccctccccagccgtGGTGGCGAGTCCCCCTCCGCTTGCAGAGCGGGGGTGGGGGCGGCTGGTTCCTTCACCCTTCCtccc
This genomic window from Prinia subflava isolate CZ2003 ecotype Zambia chromosome Z, Cam_Psub_1.2, whole genome shotgun sequence contains:
- the KIAA1958 gene encoding uncharacterized protein KIAA1958 homolog — protein: MEDCLHTSSENLSKLVSWAHSHGTICSLIPNLKHLLSEGAHGNLTAMWGCSAGHAYHWPLAATCRAGSQERVCFQDSRSFNSDSPSMLGVPSEAQASPLERYPGRPGKAKLDCTRTRDSCDFSYCSEPSELGEPVEEYEDEATLFDMVCESSVTDEDSDFEPHPHRAPTGPRKRPPAAAQAQAQPADEGGGDVLLKKIKQELPEDYYIVANAELTAGTDGPALALTQMSKPKPQPLAGPSCLGPTRTAPQPAAGPDADPQRPCASPPGPPRMATQRPPRGPLASPARGAGGGPVAALQVPATSSNAITTAGKPISIPLSALQLPGQEEPPAAEETLPSIPQLAPGGEVAGSPSVSTEPEVSSSQQQPHAAPTATPEAAAQLMPDQDERAAELSREQNEKTIRSTQTALRNFREFLISKYPSETREIYVIPCKELDAYLASFFVDARQKDGSEYEPNSLANYQCGLERYLKEHRYGYSITRDKEFKRSQEALKQKQIELRCKGKGNKPHKSMKLTFADELILRKRGLLSRYNPEGLLNLVWLNNTKAFGHCTGFHGSTLKWGDIRLRVTETGLEYLEWMGPDNGDVSTKSKRGGTDSRVYATQHSPQTCPVQDYKEYAQRRPPAMRYEDAPFYLSIKPVVNLAALHWYNCQALGKNKLAKMVKTMCEKGNIPGRKTNFSVYQSCSTLSEAQSNQLVLICNNLSQQAAQSMASHSNTGNFIVSASYDSSSDTA